One Glycine soja cultivar W05 chromosome 7, ASM419377v2, whole genome shotgun sequence genomic window, CTTAGCAACTTGTTCTTCCTTGCAGGTTGTATTTCACTATTTTACGTGTTGGAAATCCTccaaaaagttattttcttGATGTGGACACAGGGAGTGATTTAACTTGGATGCAGTGTGATGCTCCATGCAGAAGCTGTGGGAAggtaatttgaattatttttatatttatcaaatatcaatccACCTTAGTTAGATGCATGTGGAATATCAATATAGCATCAGGTtacgtttttcttttttttatgtatattccTGTGTAAAAGTAAGTTGAAAGATAGAACACGCCTCTCAGCAATATGCATTATAGATATAAACTTTTACTATATGTTAATGAAATTTTGCCATTGTGGATTATTGTGATTGAAAAACTGTGTTTACTCAAAGGATAAAATTGATACAGGGAGCACATGTTCAATACAAGCCAACAAGATCCAATGTAGTATCATCTGTGGACTCTCTCTGTTTGGATGTTCAGAAAAATCAGAAGAATGGACATCATGATGAAAGTTTGCTACAGTGCGACTATGAAATTCAATATGCAGATCATAGTTCTTCCTTGGGGGTTCTTGTTAGAGATGAGCTTCATCTTGTAACTACTAATGGATCCAAAACCAAGCTAAATGTTGTTTTTGGGTATGAATCCTCTTTTTGCAgttctatctttttctttaaaaggtTATATATTATAAGATAGTGCTGATATGTTATAcacaatatttttgttttaaggtgtggatatgatCAAGAAGGCTTAATTTTGAACACATTGGCTAAAACAGACGGAATCATGGGATTGAGTAGGGCAAAAGTCAGCCTACCCTACCAGTTAGCTAGTAAAGGGCTTATTAAGAATGTGGTTGGTCATTGCCTTAGCAATGATGGAGCTGGCGGTGGATACATGTTCTTAGGTGATGATTTTGTGCCATATTGGGGTATGAATTGGGTACCCATGGCCTATACCCTTACTACGTGAGTATGATTTTCTTAAGAATGTGTTTCTTTCCCTATTAATTATGAAGTGAGTGTTTTTCTTTGGAGAAACTGCAAGATAAGTTTCACAGTGAGAATGTCAAGATTTATACCCAAATTGATACTGTGTTTTATATTGTTTTCATTTGACAACTTccattattttaatgtttttatgtatcattttttttactgacaAGCTTTATCATTCCATTTGGAGCACCTGGTATTTGTTATTCTAAGGTTTGTTCTGATTCTTCTTTAACTCATATGTGGCATATTAATCTACTCTAGGGATTTATACCAAACTGAGATTCTTGGAATCAATTATGGAAATCGTCAACTCAAATTTGATGGCCAAAGCAAAGTAGGAAAAGTGTTTTTTGATAGTGGCAGTTCTTATACATATTTCCCAAAAGAGGCATACTTGGATCTTGTTGCTTCTGTGAGTTTTTACATTTATCCATCTGGAACCATTTTCTACCTTTTTCTTCTGAGTCTGGTATTGAACAccacatatttattaattatgtatCTATGTTGCAGCTTAATGAAGTTTCTGGGTTAGGACTTGTTCAAGATGATTCAGATACTACTTTACCCATTTGCTGGCAAGCAAATTTCCAAATCAGGTAAGAGAATTTACTCAAGGTACAATTAGCTTTTGTGTTTATAACGTTGTCTTTAATAACCAACAAGTAACTTAATGAGATGATTCTCTTCTTTAATACCTTATGTTtggagaaataaaattaatatcattattttctATCATCTGTTTCACTGGTCATGTTATGGAGAAATGAAATAAGTCTATTATTTTATTGCATCCGTTTGACTGATCACAATGGAGCTGGCTGTTCTAAAATCCATGTTAAATGCATGCAGATCTATCAAAGATGTCAAGGATTACTTCAAGACCTTAACTCTTCGGTTCGGAAGCAAGTGGTGGATTTTGTCCACATTGTTTCAGATACCTCCAGAGGGTTACTTGATCATTAGTGTAATCCTCTCTTTCTAATACAACTTTTTCTTCCAACTGATTTTGTCATAGTCATGTCCTCTAATAAACAATTATGCTGCAGAACAAAG contains:
- the LOC114418596 gene encoding aspartyl protease APCB1-like, encoding MEDDQSTQIKGVVIISLPPPDNPSLGKTITAFAFSNNPSPPPQPFIQPHQHQSQQTHPNAQHNTDPPLQSYPSNPQLSFSFRRLFHSTPVKLFSFFGTLLFALFLYGSVSSTTTVDLRGRKNDGDDDKATSFLFPLFPKFGVLGQKDLKLQLGKLVQKEKFLTQRDVGDDGSGVVAVDSSSVFPVSGNVYPDGLYFTILRVGNPPKSYFLDVDTGSDLTWMQCDAPCRSCGKGAHVQYKPTRSNVVSSVDSLCLDVQKNQKNGHHDESLLQCDYEIQYADHSSSLGVLVRDELHLVTTNGSKTKLNVVFGCGYDQEGLILNTLAKTDGIMGLSRAKVSLPYQLASKGLIKNVVGHCLSNDGAGGGYMFLGDDFVPYWGMNWVPMAYTLTTDLYQTEILGINYGNRQLKFDGQSKVGKVFFDSGSSYTYFPKEAYLDLVASLNEVSGLGLVQDDSDTTLPICWQANFQIRSIKDVKDYFKTLTLRFGSKWWILSTLFQIPPEGYLIISNKGHVCLGILDGSKVNDGSSIILGDISLRGYSVVYDNVKQKIGWKRADCGMPSSRLRKKNNFIPDSML